The following coding sequences lie in one Ostrea edulis chromosome 8, xbOstEdul1.1, whole genome shotgun sequence genomic window:
- the LOC125661516 gene encoding IgGFc-binding protein-like: MALIKSNPYLVLVSLLFVFMADIYSGQTIDFVKDTWITSPGIESLRKELRVLSQAVKNQALRINILEGELTDVKQKKCQCESLVFSPESYPTTKMTLTTTKAMVTSSTLTSTTLKDSTIELPALKGNAGREFLVLFMRNHPGSTGALSLYVTTENETILNVSSAQDLKPAIKSKIDRKTTVTSELNFTLPFDLTCKYLTVEPKAVLLQTSELSTVTAFDSLYEGATDGSLIIPTSKLSTKYLISTTEPYKINRDFYSQFAIGALFDGSNINVTFKMKKEVPLSLPDGSYTDGDVCSIALGRLETFQVRHTTDLTGTLITSSKPIAVFSGHRCQALKSKYCSHMVTQLPPTNELDKDYIVPTFYNNEATLIQVVSEHTSTVILTVGDRQSTWYLNERDFKNVEVKSGEITVIVSDQPVLVSGFGMGVPYDSYMTVIPGVHQYLDFYKITVPAGYTENYICVIIPMDYKTNLRINGLRVNQYKVVYESSKVLNTTTYVIYTFEVEAGTFLLSTSDHSAFGLIVYGHRNIDGYSFAGNILLP, from the exons ATGGCACTGATAAAGAGCAACCCGTATTTGGTTTTGGTGTCTCTTCTATTCGTGTTTATGGCAGATATCTACAGTGGCCAAACAATTGATTTTGTTAAAGACACCTGGATAACATCACCTGGGATAGAGTCTCTGAGAAAAGAATTACGTGTGTTATCGCAAGCTGTTAAAAACCAAGCACTTAGAATAAACATTCTTGAAGGAGAATTGACCGATGTCAAGCAGAAAAAGTGTCAAT GTGAGAGTCTTGTATTTTCGCCCGAATCCTATCCAACCACAAAAATGACATTGACAACGACGAAGGCGATGGTGACATCGTCGACACTCACATCAACGACACTAAAGGATTCAACAATTGAATTGCCAGCATTAAAAg GTAATGCAGGCCGAGAGTTCCTTGTTTTATTCATGAGGAATCACCCAGGATCGACAGGAGCCTTAAGTCTTTATGTAACGACAGAAAATGaaacaattctaaatgtatCAAGTGCCCAGGATTTGAAGCCCGCTATTAAATCGAAAATTGACAGGAAAACTACAGTTACATCCGAATTGAATTTTACTCTCCCTTTTGATCTGACTTGTAAATATCTGACAGTGGAACCTAAGGCTGTGCTTTTACAGACCTCGGAGTTGTCAACAGTCACTGCTTTCGATAGTCTTTATGAAGGAGCAACAGACGGATCGCTGATTATTCCCACGAGTAAACTGTCCACTAAATACCTCATCTCTACAACAGAAccttacaaaataaatagaGATTTTTACAGTCAATTTGCAATAGGAGCACTCTTTGACGGGTCGAATATCAATGTAACATTTAAAATGAAGAAAGAAGTACCATTATCTCTGCCTGATGGGAGCTACACTGACGGAGATGTCTGTTCAATCGCGTTAGGAAGGCTCGAAACATTCCAGGTACGGCATACGACGGATCTCACCGGAACTCTAATTACGTCATCAAAACCAATAGCAGTATTCTCAGGTCATCGATGCCAGGCTCTGAAATCTAAATACTGCAGTCACATGGTGACTCAGCTACCGCCGACGAACGAACTAGATAAGGATTATATCGTGCCCACATTCTATAATAATGAAGCCACTCTAATCCAAGTAGTCAGCGAACATACAAGTACTGTAATTCTAACTGTCGGAGACAGACAATCGACGTGGTACTTAAACGAAAGAGACTTTAAAAACGTGGAAGTGAAGTCAGGTGAAATAACCGTCATAGTCTCAGATCAGCCTGTGCTGGTTTCCGGTTTTGGAATGGGCGTGCCATACGATTCCTATATGACGGTCATTCCCGGCGTGCATCAGTATCTCGATTTCTACAAGATAACAGTACCAGCTGGATATACAGAAAACTATATATGTGTTATTATTCCAATGGACTACAAGACCAATCTGCGGATAAATGGCTTGCGCGTTAATCAGTATAAAGTGGTGTACGAGAGCtccaaagttttaaatacaacaACTTACGTCATTTATACCTTCGAAGTTGAAGCTGGAACATTCCTTTTATCGACATCAGATCATTCAGCATTCGGGTTGATCGTTTACGGTCATAGAAACATTGACGGGTATAGTTTCGCAGGCAATATCCTTCTTCCATGA